From one Helicobacter ibis genomic stretch:
- a CDS encoding branched-chain amino acid ABC transporter permease: MKVKNLYHNNPTATTFSGHILVYILMIVVLFLAQSVLDDYLLRVFNNILIFVILAVSYNLINGVTGQLSLEPNGFVAIGAYVTALMLLDSDSKLGMFQLSDPHPFVLSMYSELLPALLCSGLVAAFISILLAFPVFRVRGDYLAIVTLGFGFIIKILAINNPEWTNGAIGLNEIPNNNDTIMNSIQAFMYSIANSPNMPESIKAFMSYLYTHSFENGANITIFFWSGIIATASVILILQIVYSKFGRAMKAVRDDEDAAIAMGINTFKIKTFAFSTSAFLEGVGGGLMAVWLTTIDPKIFGFELTFQLLIIIVLGGLGSTTGAILGTILVIGGGEWLRFLDQPLVFFGTDFGSYPGLRMVFFSLILLCIMLFAREGIMGKKELWDLNPKKKFFKG, from the coding sequence ATGAAAGTAAAAAATTTATACCATAATAATCCTACTGCCACAACATTTAGTGGGCATATACTAGTCTATATACTAATGATTGTTGTGTTATTTCTAGCACAAAGTGTGCTTGATGATTACTTGCTTAGAGTATTTAATAATATACTTATTTTTGTGATTTTAGCAGTTAGCTATAACCTAATAAATGGTGTTACTGGACAGCTATCGCTAGAGCCAAATGGCTTTGTGGCCATTGGAGCTTATGTAACTGCATTAATGCTTTTAGATTCAGATTCTAAGCTTGGTATGTTTCAGCTAAGCGATCCTCACCCATTTGTATTAAGCATGTATAGTGAGTTGTTACCTGCATTATTGTGTAGCGGTCTTGTAGCTGCATTTATCTCTATACTATTAGCATTCCCTGTTTTTAGGGTTAGAGGCGATTATCTAGCCATTGTTACTCTTGGTTTTGGATTTATAATAAAAATCCTAGCAATCAACAACCCAGAATGGACAAATGGTGCTATTGGGCTAAATGAAATACCAAACAACAACGACACAATAATGAATTCTATACAAGCCTTTATGTATAGCATTGCAAACTCACCAAATATGCCAGAATCCATAAAAGCTTTCATGTCATATTTATATACTCATTCTTTTGAGAATGGAGCAAATATCACAATTTTCTTTTGGAGTGGCATTATTGCAACAGCTTCGGTTATATTGATTTTACAGATTGTATATTCCAAATTTGGTCGTGCAATGAAGGCGGTCAGAGATGATGAAGATGCAGCAATTGCTATGGGTATTAATACATTTAAAATCAAAACATTTGCATTTTCTACAAGTGCATTTTTAGAGGGTGTTGGTGGTGGATTAATGGCTGTTTGGCTAACTACGATTGATCCAAAAATATTTGGTTTTGAACTTACATTTCAGTTGCTTATAATAATTGTTCTTGGCGGACTTGGTAGCACTACTGGAGCCATTTTAGGAACTATTTTAGTTATAGGTGGTGGAGAATGGCTTAGATTCTTAGATCAACCTCTTGTGTTTTTTGGGACTGATTTTGGTTCATATCCCGGCTTAAGAATGGTGTTTTTCTCACTTATACTTCTATGCATCATGCTTTTTGCAAGAGAGGGGATTATGGGAAAAAAAGAATTATGGGATTTAAACCCAAAGAAAAAATTTTTTAAAGGCTAG
- a CDS encoding ABC-F family ATP-binding cassette domain-containing protein, translated as MVQITGLGMQYATKKLFENVNLRLDKGKRYGLIGANGAGKSTFLKILSGEIEHTSGDISFDPNARLGVLGQNQFAYEDFSIKDCVLYGNKRLYEAIKEKERLYEAGDFSDPVNERLGELEMICAEEDPTYEYDVQIEKILEDLGFPAKIHDELMKTLTGGDKFKVLLAQVLFPKPDVLFLDEPTNNLDLKTISYLEEQLRRHEGTLVVISHDRHFLNSVCTHILDLDFKSVREFSGNYDDWYIASTLIAKQQEMERNKKLKEKEELESFIARFSANASKAKQATSRQKQLEKLDIKALEVSSRRDPSILFKPNRTIGNEALNIENLNFSYEDLEVIKNLNLTILPGDKIALIGRNGIGKTTFCELICENLKPQSGSIKWGATIERGYFPQNTTELIKGEETLYEWLRGFDKKKEATEIRNALGRMLFNGEEQEKNINSLSGGEKHRMMLSKLMLEGGNFLVLDEPTNHLDLEAIIALGEALYKYSGNVICISHDRELIDAYANRIIEFKENNEIVDFRGSYEEYLASQGQQ; from the coding sequence ATGGTTCAAATAACCGGGCTTGGTATGCAATATGCTACCAAAAAACTTTTTGAAAATGTAAATTTAAGGCTTGATAAGGGCAAAAGATATGGGCTAATAGGTGCAAATGGTGCTGGAAAATCCACTTTTTTAAAAATCTTAAGTGGAGAGATTGAGCATACAAGCGGAGATATTTCATTTGACCCAAATGCTAGGCTTGGAGTGCTTGGGCAAAATCAATTTGCATATGAGGACTTTAGCATTAAAGATTGTGTGCTTTATGGCAATAAAAGACTTTATGAAGCAATTAAAGAAAAAGAAAGACTTTATGAAGCAGGAGACTTTAGCGACCCAGTTAATGAACGCTTAGGTGAATTAGAGATGATTTGCGCCGAAGAAGATCCCACCTATGAATATGATGTGCAAATAGAAAAGATTTTAGAAGACTTAGGATTCCCTGCTAAAATCCACGATGAGCTTATGAAAACGCTAACGGGTGGAGATAAGTTTAAAGTGCTTCTAGCACAAGTTCTATTCCCAAAACCTGATGTTTTATTCTTAGATGAACCTACAAACAACCTAGATTTAAAGACGATTTCCTACTTAGAAGAGCAATTAAGACGCCATGAAGGCACACTTGTAGTAATCTCACACGATAGACACTTTTTAAATAGCGTATGCACACATATTTTGGACTTGGATTTTAAATCTGTTAGAGAATTTAGTGGAAACTATGATGATTGGTATATTGCCTCAACTCTCATTGCCAAACAACAAGAAATGGAGAGAAACAAAAAGCTAAAAGAAAAAGAAGAGCTAGAATCTTTTATCGCTAGATTTTCGGCAAATGCTTCTAAGGCTAAACAAGCCACTTCTAGACAAAAACAACTAGAAAAGCTAGACATAAAAGCACTTGAAGTATCCTCTAGACGCGATCCTAGCATACTTTTTAAGCCAAACCGCACCATAGGAAATGAGGCATTAAACATTGAAAACTTGAACTTTTCTTATGAAGACTTAGAAGTGATTAAAAACTTAAACCTAACCATACTTCCGGGTGATAAAATCGCACTTATTGGGAGAAATGGTATTGGCAAGACTACATTTTGTGAGCTAATATGTGAAAACCTAAAGCCACAAAGTGGAAGCATAAAATGGGGTGCGACGATTGAGAGAGGCTACTTCCCTCAAAACACCACCGAGCTTATAAAGGGCGAAGAAACCCTCTATGAATGGCTAAGAGGATTTGATAAGAAAAAAGAAGCCACAGAGATAAGAAACGCACTAGGTAGAATGCTATTTAACGGAGAAGAGCAAGAAAAAAACATAAACTCCCTAAGCGGTGGAGAAAAACATAGAATGATGTTAAGCAAGCTCATGCTAGAAGGTGGGAATTTCTTAGTGCTTGATGAGCCTACCAACCACCTTGATTTAGAGGCTATCATCGCACTTGGAGAGGCATTATACAAATATAGTGGAAATGTCATTTGTATAAGCCACGATAGAGAGTTAATTGATGCGTATGCAAATAGGATTATAGAGTTTAAAGAAAACAATGAAATAGTTGATTTTCGTGGAAGTTATGAAGAGTATCTAGCCTCACAAGGACAACAATGA
- a CDS encoding ABC transporter ATP-binding protein, whose product MLQVENLEVQYGLINGLKGVSFHIEEHEIITLIGSNGAGKTSTLNGIVNSVKTKGKVKFFGADISNIPTHKIIQRGLVLVPEGRRVFTNLSVDENLRMGAYNNDENFVVMKEKMYALFPRLKERHKQMAGTMSGGEQQMLAIARALMSEPKLLMLDEPSLGLAPKIVGELFEILTSLRENGITILLVEQNAFAALKIANRAYVLEHGKITMNDTAENILNDPDIKKRYLGG is encoded by the coding sequence ATGCTACAAGTTGAGAATCTTGAAGTTCAATACGGACTTATAAATGGACTAAAGGGTGTTAGCTTCCACATAGAAGAACACGAAATAATCACACTAATAGGTAGCAATGGTGCTGGAAAAACTTCTACTCTAAATGGCATAGTAAATAGCGTTAAAACAAAGGGTAAAGTAAAATTTTTTGGTGCTGATATTTCAAATATACCTACACATAAAATAATTCAAAGAGGCTTGGTCTTAGTGCCTGAAGGTAGGAGAGTTTTTACAAACTTGAGTGTTGATGAGAATCTAAGAATGGGTGCTTATAACAATGATGAAAATTTTGTTGTTATGAAAGAAAAAATGTATGCATTATTTCCTAGATTAAAAGAAAGACACAAGCAAATGGCAGGAACAATGAGCGGTGGAGAACAACAAATGTTAGCCATTGCAAGAGCATTGATGAGTGAGCCAAAATTGCTAATGCTAGATGAACCAAGCTTGGGTCTAGCGCCAAAAATAGTTGGAGAGCTATTTGAGATATTAACGAGTTTAAGAGAAAATGGAATTACAATACTACTAGTAGAGCAAAACGCATTTGCAGCACTAAAAATAGCAAATCGTGCCTATGTGCTAGAGCATGGCAAAATAACGATGAATGATACAGCGGAGAATATACTAAACGACCCTGATATAAAAAAGAGATATTTAGGCGGATAA
- a CDS encoding AMP-binding protein — protein sequence MNLKNSLLESLLLHKDKIALEIDDKTFSYEELDRDSSTLANSLLENKGERVLIFCFRSYLTYVSILACIKANLTFIPLNPKFKKERLKLMIQNAKATKIVVDESCKELFLELQNELKLELEVFSTIKKSSTNNLYKVAQNEVAYILFTSGSTGIPKGVQVSRDNLFAYISKMQKLLKITPQDRISNFFDITFDVAMHDIFCTLLSGAKLCVIPADSLINPIKFIQQKELTIFYAVPSLIKFLSKLKALKEEALPSLRLSMFCGEALSLKNAQAWATCANRSKVYNLYGPTETTIVATQYLCYKFGKPCNEALNEEGIPLGFPLENLEISLRDENGKEVENGEMGEIWISGDQVALGYLDDEPKTNEKFIHINNKNYYKTGDIGIKKQIGNELLYCYCGRIDDQVKIQGYRIELLEVDLKLSKITNLPSIAVVITENGINKLIGVIEAIEINQAEILAKCKEEMPNFMIPSKFVTLERFPINANGKIDRNKIKEEILCKN from the coding sequence ATGAATCTAAAAAATTCCCTCCTAGAATCTCTTTTGCTTCACAAAGATAAAATCGCCCTTGAAATAGACGACAAGACTTTTAGCTATGAAGAGCTAGATAGAGATTCTAGCACTCTTGCTAATTCTCTTTTAGAAAACAAAGGAGAGAGGGTTTTAATATTTTGCTTTAGAAGTTATCTTACATATGTTTCTATTTTAGCTTGCATAAAAGCAAATCTAACCTTTATCCCACTAAATCCGAAGTTCAAAAAAGAACGCCTAAAGCTAATGATACAAAACGCAAAAGCCACAAAAATCGTAGTAGATGAATCTTGCAAAGAGCTTTTTTTAGAATTACAAAATGAGCTAAAGCTAGAGCTTGAAGTTTTTAGCACAATTAAAAAATCTAGCACTAATAATCTTTATAAAGTAGCACAAAATGAAGTTGCCTACATACTCTTTACCTCTGGGAGCACTGGGATTCCAAAGGGTGTTCAGGTAAGTAGAGACAATCTTTTTGCCTACATTTCAAAAATGCAAAAACTCTTAAAAATAACTCCACAAGATAGAATCTCAAACTTTTTTGACATAACTTTTGATGTTGCAATGCATGATATTTTCTGCACTCTTTTAAGTGGAGCTAAATTATGCGTAATCCCTGCAGATTCTCTAATAAATCCCATTAAATTCATACAGCAAAAAGAGCTAACAATCTTTTATGCAGTTCCTTCGCTAATCAAATTTTTATCAAAACTCAAAGCCTTAAAAGAAGAAGCTTTACCAAGCCTAAGATTGTCTATGTTTTGTGGTGAAGCTCTAAGCTTAAAAAATGCGCAAGCATGGGCAACATGTGCTAACAGAAGCAAAGTTTATAATCTCTATGGTCCCACAGAAACCACAATTGTTGCCACACAATATCTGTGCTATAAATTTGGCAAACCTTGCAACGAAGCATTAAATGAAGAGGGGATCCCACTTGGATTTCCACTAGAGAATTTAGAAATAAGCCTAAGAGATGAAAATGGCAAAGAAGTAGAAAATGGAGAAATGGGAGAAATTTGGATAAGTGGAGATCAAGTAGCATTAGGATACTTAGATGATGAGCCAAAAACAAATGAAAAATTTATACACATAAATAATAAAAATTATTATAAAACAGGCGATATTGGTATAAAAAAGCAAATTGGAAATGAGCTTTTATATTGCTATTGTGGTAGAATTGATGATCAAGTAAAGATTCAAGGATATAGAATCGAGCTTTTAGAGGTGGATTTAAAGCTTAGCAAAATCACAAACCTACCTAGTATTGCAGTGGTAATTACAGAAAATGGTATAAATAAGCTAATAGGCGTAATAGAAGCTATAGAAATAAACCAAGCAGAAATCTTAGCAAAATGCAAAGAAGAAATGCCTAACTTTATGATACCAAGCAAGTTTGTAACGCTAGAGAGATTCCCCATAAATGCAAATGGCAAAATAGATAGAAATAAAATTAAAGAAGAGATTTTATGCAAGAATTAG
- a CDS encoding ABC transporter ATP-binding protein, with product MALLELKDVSISFGGIKAIDNVSFCIENNTIFGLIGPNGAGKTTMFNIITANYKPTAGKVSFNGKNISNYKPNTIVNLGIARTFQNIRLFNSMSVLDNVLIGLHNNAKYSFFEAAFRIGRFFKEERRIRQKALELLDYLGIADKADMQANSLSYGNSRKVEIARALATDPKLLLLDEPAAGMNPIETEELGTLIFKMKKDFNLSILLIEHDMPFVNKLCNEVLVLDYGKKLFSGSPFDAINNKDVIAAYLGDYYATS from the coding sequence ATGGCATTGCTAGAGCTAAAAGATGTTAGTATCTCATTTGGTGGAATAAAGGCAATAGATAATGTAAGCTTTTGCATAGAAAACAACACAATCTTTGGCTTAATAGGACCAAATGGTGCTGGAAAAACAACAATGTTTAACATAATTACAGCAAATTACAAACCTACCGCTGGAAAAGTTAGCTTCAATGGCAAAAATATATCAAACTATAAGCCAAACACAATAGTAAATTTGGGTATAGCAAGAACATTTCAAAACATAAGGCTTTTTAATTCAATGAGTGTGTTGGACAATGTGCTAATAGGCTTACATAATAATGCAAAATATAGCTTTTTTGAAGCGGCATTTAGAATAGGCAGATTCTTTAAAGAAGAAAGACGAATAAGACAAAAGGCATTAGAATTACTAGACTATCTAGGCATAGCAGACAAGGCAGACATGCAAGCCAACTCTCTAAGCTATGGAAATAGCAGAAAGGTAGAAATAGCAAGGGCATTAGCGACAGATCCGAAACTTCTTTTACTAGATGAGCCAGCAGCAGGCATGAATCCAATAGAAACAGAGGAGCTAGGAACACTAATTTTCAAAATGAAAAAAGATTTTAATTTAAGCATATTGCTAATAGAGCACGATATGCCTTTTGTAAATAAATTATGCAATGAGGTTCTTGTTTTAGATTATGGTAAGAAACTATTTAGCGGTAGCCCATTTGACGCTATTAATAATAAAGATGTAATTGCTGCATATTTAGGAGATTATTATGCTACAAGTTGA